The following are from one region of the Dreissena polymorpha isolate Duluth1 chromosome 2, UMN_Dpol_1.0, whole genome shotgun sequence genome:
- the LOC127867600 gene encoding D-glucuronyl C5-epimerase B-like yields the protein MKKRLGSCANTMMRFNKRAFVCLLALCIVLTCFSFWSRCTTSTNPERQAVSTEESDQALHFHNRNAKNYDLPVEMEIPVAAATSPMHDVDCDINHQYIVHCRRENDEIYMPFSFIKKYFEVYGELQSVEDQEKFEFSHSYSEVHQPPDVIRPDGIFMSFEHYNVEIRKRVLCVTATEGVPMSTQWEPAGHYYPIQIAQFGLSHYSKQIVEGDPEVTTLLSGNDLDLDRWLVASKTTVHSLFDKMRLSDVIEFQSSDSLTNQGFHASMKEGSHFALTMDIKFISNGSITATIRSDSNTFRVHYVFSRRLISCSGRDIYYGLGENHLGKWIHLARDIDLDLFKGLALKCSKSRKTKDFTLLDIAIRGHGWVDNVTISSSAHMDNFYDAANWFLNNQDTRGGWPIGVQRKLIPDVMELAPGWYSAMAQGQAMSTLVRAYLKSNNNVYLHAAENALKIFEISSAQGGVKARFGDTYDWYEEYPTTPSSFVLNGFIFSLFGLYDLKQVASGEALETVTRLYNEGLRSLKAMLLMYDSGTGTFYDLRHLTVGLGPNRARWDYHTVHISQLLQLSRMEDDPLFARTAKRWDEYRVGKWAPHN from the exons GCAAGCAGTGTCCACAGAAGAGTCGGACCAGGCCCTGCACTTCCACAACCGGAACGCCAAGAACTACGACCTGCCGGTCGAGATGGAGATCCCGGTTGCCGCTGCAACATCGCCCATGCACGACGTGGATTGCGACATCAATCACCAGTACATCGTCCATTGTCGCCGAGAGAATGACGAGATCTACATGCCATTCAGCTTCATCAAGAAATACTTTGAG gtttatgGAGAGCTGCAGTCGGTAGAGGACCAGGAGAAGTTTGAGTTCTCTCACAGCTACTCTGAGGTCCACCAGCCCCCTGACGTGATCCGACCAGACGGCATCTTCATGTCCTTTGAGCATTACAATGTGGAGATACGCAAACGTGTGCTGTGTGTCACTGCCACAGAAG GTGTGCCAATGTCAACACAGTGGGAGCCAGCTGGTCACTACTATCCCATCCAGATCGCCCAGTTCGGCCTGTCCCACTACAGCAAGCAGATCGTCGAGGGCGACCCAGAGGTCACGACCCTGCTGAGCGGCAACGACCTTGACCTAGATAGGTGGCTGGTCGCCAGTAAGACCACAGTTCACAGTCTGTTTGACAAGATGCGCCTGTCTGATGTGATTGAGTTCCAGTCGTCAG ACTCCTTGACCAATCAGGGTTTCCATGCATCAATGAAAGAAGGCTCACACTTTGCCCTTACCATGGATATTAAGTTTATCTCAAACGGGAGCATCACAGCGACCATTCGAAGTGACTCCAACACATTCCGTGTTCATTATGTTTTCTCAAGGCGGCTCATATCTTGCAGTGGAAGAGACATTTACTACGGACTCGGTGAAAATCATCTTGGGAAGTGGATTCATTTAGCGAGAGACATCGACCTTGATTTATTCAAGGGTCTGGCTCTGAAGTGTTCAAAATCGAGAAAAACAAAGGATTTTACGTTGTTAGACATTGCCATTCGTGGTCACGGGTGGGTAGATAACGTGACGATATCGTCTTCTGCACACATGGATAATTTCTACGATGCTGCCAACTGGTTCTTGAACAATCAAGACACAAGGGGTGGCTGGCCAATCGGCGTCCAGCGTAAGCTTATTCCTGATGTTATGGAGCTAGCGCCAGGCTGGTATTCAGCCATGGCTCAGGGTCAAGCCATGTCCACATTAGTGCGAGCGTACCTAAAATCTAATAACAACGTGTATTTACATGCGGCTGAAAACGCTctgaaaatatttgaaatcaGCAGTGCTCAGGGCGGTGTCAAGGCAAGATTTGGCGACACCTATGACTGGTATGAGGAGTATCCCACTACTCCGAGTAGTTTTGTGCTTAACGGGTTCATTTTCTCCCTTTTTGGACTCTACGACTTGAAACAAGTCGCGAGCGGCGAGGCGTTAGAAACAGTGACACGTTTGTATAACGAGGGACTACGGTCCCTGAAAGCAATGTTGTTGATGTACGACTCGGGTACGGGTACTTTTTATGATCTCCGTCACTTGACCGTGGGTCTTGGCCCTAATCGCGCCCGCTGGGACTATCACACAGTGCATATCAGTCAGCTTCTGCAGCTCAGTCGCATGGAAGACGATCCGCTCTTTGCTAGGACAGCCAAACGCTGGGACGAGTATCGCGTGGGCAAATGGGCACctcataattaa